The DNA sequence ACTTCGCCCACGAGCTCGGGGTCGAGGGCTGCGGTGATCTCGTCGAGCAGCAGCAGCCGGGGACGTACGGCCAGGGCGCGCACGATCGCGACCCGCTGCTGCTGACCGCCGCTCAGCCGGTCCGGGTACTCGCCGGCCCTGTCGGCCAGCCCGAGCCGCTCCAGCAGCTCACGCGCGTGTGCCTCGGCCTCCGCGCGGGACACGCCGTGCACGCGCCGCGGAGCGAGGGTGATGTTCTCCAGGACCGTCATGTGCGGGAAGAGGTTGTACGCCTGGAAGACCACGCCGATACGGCGCCGTACGGCGTCCTGGTCGACGCGTGGATCGGTGATCTCCTCGCCGTCCAGCCAGATCGCGCCGTCGTCGATGTCCTCCAGGAGGTTCGCGCAGCGCAGCAGCGTGGACTTTCCGGAGCCGGACGCGCCGATCAGCGCGGTCACCGTGTGCGGGGCGACCTCCAGGTCGACGTCGCGCAGTACGACCGAGCTGCCGAAGGTCTTGCGCACGGCCTCCATGCGCAGCACAGGTGCGTCGCTCACAGGGTTCCTCCTTGGGCGCGCCGACGGTCCATCCGGGCCGTCACCCAGTCCGTGAAGCGCGTCATCGGGATGGTCAGCGCCACGAAGACCAGGCCCGCGACGATGTACGGCGTGTAGTTGAGGCTGCGGCCCACGATGATGTCCGCGGCCCGTACGGCGTCCACCGCGCCGCCGATCGACACCAGTCCGGTGTCCTTCTGCAGCGACACCAGGTCGTTCAGCAGGGGCGGCACCTGGCGGCGTACGGCCTGGGGCAGGACGACGTGTCGCAGCGCCTGCCGGTTGGTGAGGCCGAGCGAGCGTGCCGCGGCGCGCTGCGAGGGGTGGACGGACTCGATGCCCGCGCGGAACACCTCGGCCACGTACGCCGAGTACGTCAGCGTCAACGCCGTACCGCCCAGCAGCACGGGATCGACGGTCACGCCCTGAAGCCGCAGGGCGGGGACGCCGAGGACGACGATCATGAGGTTAATGATGAGCGGAAGACCCCGGAAGAAGTCCGTGTACGCGGCGGCCAGCGCCCGCAGCGGGAAGAACACCGGGCCGCGCAGCGTGCGTGCGACGGCGATGAGCATCCCGAGAACCAGCACGGCCGCGCCACAGATCAGCAGCAGCCGGACGTTCAGCCAGAGCCCTTCGAGGATCTTCGGGAACGCCTCGCGCGCGTACTGCCAGTCGAAGAACGTCTCCTTGGTGCGCGGCCAGCCCGGCGCGTTGACCACGACCAAGTAGAGAAAGACGCCCGTGACCAGCGTGGAGAGCGCCGCGATGGCCGTGGCGCGGCGGGCGCGGGCCCGCTTGTAGTGCTCGCGGTCGAGACGCCGCTGGGAGGGGACGTAGCCGTCGTCGCCCGCGCCGGTCACGCCATCGTTGTCGTCCGCGCCTTCCTGGCCGGACTCCTCCTTCGTGACCGTCACTTGAGCACCGGGGCGTCGACGGCGTCGGACAGCCACTGCTGCTCGAGCTTGCCCAGGGTGCCGTCCCCGCGCAGGGCGTCGACGGCGTCCGTCACGCACCCGGTGAGCGCGCTGCCCTTGTCGAGCACGAGCCCGAACTGCTCCGGCGTACCGCCCTGGTTCTCGAACTGGCCCACGATCGTCGCGTCCGTCACCTCGGCCGCGGTGATGTAGAAGGCGGTCGGCAGGTCGACCACGACGGCGTCGACCTGACCGTTCTTCAGCGCGGACTTGGCCTGGTCGTTCTTGGCGTACGCAGCGGCCTGCCGGGTCGGCTTCACCACGTCGTCGATGTAGTTGAGGCTGGTCGTGCCCACCTGGGCGCCGAGCTTGAGGTCCTTCAGGTCCGCGACGCTCTTCGCCTCGGCGGCCTTGGTTCCCTTCAGTGCGATGACGGCCTGGCGGACGTCGTAGTAGCCGGAGGAGAAGTCCACGGCCTTCTTGCGCTCGGCACTGATCGACACCTGGTTGATGTCGAAGTCGAAGGTCTTCTCGCCGGGTGCGAAGGCCCTGTTGAACGGCACGCTCTGCCAGACGACAGCGCTCTTGTCGTAGCCGAGTTGCTTGGCCACGGCGTACGCGACCGCCGACTCGAAGCCCTCGCCGTTGGCCGGCTTGTCGTCCTTGAACCAGGGCTC is a window from the Streptomyces sp. NBC_00299 genome containing:
- a CDS encoding ABC transporter substrate-binding protein — translated: MHLAPRALRRAVVVATTALLATALGCAPQPEEKATGTPSGSAGNTCAKGELATKTAGKLTIATDEPAYEPWFKDDKPANGEGFESAVAYAVAKQLGYDKSAVVWQSVPFNRAFAPGEKTFDFDINQVSISAERKKAVDFSSGYYDVRQAVIALKGTKAAEAKSVADLKDLKLGAQVGTTSLNYIDDVVKPTRQAAAYAKNDQAKSALKNGQVDAVVVDLPTAFYITAAEVTDATIVGQFENQGGTPEQFGLVLDKGSALTGCVTDAVDALRGDGTLGKLEQQWLSDAVDAPVLK
- a CDS encoding amino acid ABC transporter ATP-binding protein translates to MEAVRKTFGSSVVLRDVDLEVAPHTVTALIGASGSGKSTLLRCANLLEDIDDGAIWLDGEEITDPRVDQDAVRRRIGVVFQAYNLFPHMTVLENITLAPRRVHGVSRAEAEAHARELLERLGLADRAGEYPDRLSGGQQQRVAIVRALAVRPRLLLLDEITAALDPELVGEVLTVVRDLKEDGMTMVLATHEMGFAREVADQVCFLDSGVVLERGTAEQIFGDPQQERTRRFLRRIVEAGRL
- a CDS encoding amino acid ABC transporter permease: MTVTKEESGQEGADDNDGVTGAGDDGYVPSQRRLDREHYKRARARRATAIAALSTLVTGVFLYLVVVNAPGWPRTKETFFDWQYAREAFPKILEGLWLNVRLLLICGAAVLVLGMLIAVARTLRGPVFFPLRALAAAYTDFFRGLPLIINLMIVVLGVPALRLQGVTVDPVLLGGTALTLTYSAYVAEVFRAGIESVHPSQRAAARSLGLTNRQALRHVVLPQAVRRQVPPLLNDLVSLQKDTGLVSIGGAVDAVRAADIIVGRSLNYTPYIVAGLVFVALTIPMTRFTDWVTARMDRRRAQGGTL